In Candidatus Cohnella colombiensis, one DNA window encodes the following:
- the pknB gene encoding Stk1 family PASTA domain-containing Ser/Thr kinase codes for MIGLTLSDRYELLARVGGGGMALVYKARDLLLNRFVAVKVLRQQFTHDDDFVKRFRREAQAAASLSHPNIVSIYDVGQVEDTHYIVMEFIDGANLNEIIRERAPIQVEEAVRVTAQICDALEHAHHNQIIHRDIKPHNILIGNNGRVKVTDFGIARAVTSSTITQTGSVVGSVHYFSPEHAKGVTTGEKSDIYSLGIVLYQMLTGRLPFLGESPISVALKHLQEPFEQPRKVNPYIPQSVENIILRAMRKNPQERYQSANEMLRDLETCLQPSRLNEPIVYFPSDEDEEAERTRVIPAIRPDMINTMEAPVVKSEDNGNRWNSEGLESKKNRWILPTVLGVLAAGLIGVLIWAISALGSIMNPPDIKVPTVVGMQEKEARDTLEAAGLIVDPVVLEETSATVPVGIVTKQNKQDMEVAKGATIQITVSSGEELTEMPDVTNQSFDAAKKMLVELGVDEENVLPTEVYDDSEPGTVLRQVPKANESIDPMNTTVTLTVSKGREAFKMPELIGKSLNEAKAMIAKYNLTLPEDKISYDSSYAPKGTVFKQFPAEQNEMVIEGQEVQIWISNGYPAESRQESYDITVAPQQDGQSSTIKIVYSDARGDNIDLTERKITRTTTIPVTLVLAPGKDGQILVYRDDQFLRKYTFPYAVIPADTSPQPPETTQPDESAHNEPPSTEPVASDTDAGDQDVAQ; via the coding sequence ATGATCGGATTAACTTTAAGTGATCGTTACGAGTTGCTGGCTCGCGTTGGTGGCGGAGGAATGGCACTTGTATATAAAGCACGGGACTTATTATTAAATCGTTTCGTAGCGGTAAAGGTTTTGAGACAGCAATTTACACATGATGATGATTTTGTCAAACGTTTCCGACGTGAAGCGCAGGCAGCGGCTTCATTATCTCATCCGAATATTGTAAGTATTTACGACGTGGGACAAGTTGAGGATACCCACTATATTGTAATGGAATTCATAGATGGTGCGAACCTGAATGAAATTATACGTGAACGTGCACCGATACAAGTAGAAGAAGCGGTTAGAGTTACAGCACAAATTTGTGATGCGCTAGAACATGCTCATCATAATCAAATCATCCATCGAGATATTAAGCCTCATAACATTCTTATTGGGAATAATGGCAGAGTAAAGGTAACGGACTTCGGCATTGCTCGTGCGGTCACTTCTTCTACGATTACCCAAACCGGTTCTGTCGTTGGATCTGTACATTATTTTTCTCCTGAGCATGCGAAAGGGGTAACGACAGGGGAAAAATCGGATATTTACTCGCTCGGGATCGTACTGTATCAGATGTTAACGGGAAGATTACCCTTTTTGGGAGAAAGCCCAATTAGCGTTGCGTTAAAGCATCTACAGGAACCGTTTGAACAACCGCGCAAAGTGAATCCATACATTCCACAAAGCGTTGAAAATATCATTTTGAGAGCGATGCGCAAAAACCCGCAAGAGCGTTATCAATCTGCTAATGAGATGCTGCGTGATCTAGAAACGTGTCTTCAACCTTCGCGTTTGAATGAACCTATCGTCTACTTTCCAAGTGACGAAGATGAAGAAGCGGAGAGAACGCGTGTCATTCCGGCAATACGTCCAGATATGATCAATACGATGGAAGCGCCGGTTGTGAAATCCGAAGACAATGGTAACCGTTGGAATTCGGAGGGACTAGAGAGTAAAAAAAACAGATGGATATTACCAACGGTACTAGGTGTACTAGCCGCGGGGCTCATTGGAGTTCTCATCTGGGCGATAAGTGCTTTAGGTAGCATTATGAATCCACCGGATATTAAAGTACCTACCGTTGTAGGAATGCAGGAGAAAGAAGCGCGGGACACGTTAGAAGCAGCAGGCTTGATCGTTGACCCTGTCGTATTAGAGGAAACGAGTGCGACGGTACCGGTCGGTATAGTAACTAAGCAAAACAAACAGGATATGGAGGTTGCCAAAGGCGCAACAATCCAAATTACGGTTAGTTCCGGTGAAGAGCTAACAGAAATGCCTGATGTAACGAATCAATCGTTTGATGCGGCGAAAAAAATGCTCGTAGAACTCGGTGTAGATGAAGAAAATGTATTGCCAACCGAAGTGTACGATGATAGTGAGCCAGGGACTGTGCTTCGTCAGGTGCCAAAGGCGAATGAGAGCATCGATCCGATGAATACAACAGTTACTTTAACAGTAAGCAAAGGCAGAGAGGCATTTAAAATGCCCGAACTGATTGGGAAGTCGTTGAATGAAGCGAAGGCGATGATTGCGAAGTATAACTTGACTTTGCCTGAAGACAAGATTTCGTACGATTCCAGTTATGCACCTAAAGGAACAGTATTTAAGCAGTTCCCTGCAGAGCAGAATGAAATGGTTATTGAAGGTCAAGAAGTACAGATCTGGATCAGCAATGGATATCCAGCAGAATCGCGTCAGGAATCGTATGATATTACAGTCGCACCTCAGCAAGATGGACAGAGCAGTACGATTAAGATCGTATACTCGGATGCACGTGGTGATAACATTGATTTAACAGAACGCAAAATTACGAGGACAACAACAATACCCGTCACATTGGTATTGGCACCAGGTAAGGATGGTCAAATTCTAGTTTATCGGGATGATCAGTTTTTAAGGAAATATACTTTCCCGTACGCAGTCATACCGGCCGACACATCACCACAGCCACCTGAAACAACGCAGCCTGATGAGAGTGCTCACAATGAACCACCGAGTACTGAGCCTGTTGCGAGCGACACAGACGCTGGGGATCAGGATGTAGCTCAATGA
- a CDS encoding Stp1/IreP family PP2C-type Ser/Thr phosphatase — translation MRTALRSHVGKVRQINEDQAWFGQVNGHALAAIVADGMGGHRAGEVASGLTVNSIVESLQNWDNFELGADAIPSLREIIRTANTTVFETASLNEQYHNMGTTVVMAMISQGSGLIGYIGDSRAYRIRSGQLEQLTEDHTLVNELTKSGQLSLEEAAQHPRRNVLTRALGTDPEVAIDVQVIDWQIGDRLLLCSDGLSGMVEDELIQATLEQSELNLEQQAERLIELALEAGGDDNITVIIIADDAGANATGGGTA, via the coding sequence TTGAGGACGGCTTTACGGAGTCATGTTGGTAAAGTGCGACAAATTAACGAGGACCAAGCTTGGTTCGGTCAAGTGAATGGACATGCACTCGCTGCAATTGTTGCAGACGGGATGGGAGGCCATCGCGCAGGTGAAGTTGCGAGTGGTCTTACAGTGAACAGCATAGTCGAATCGTTGCAAAATTGGGACAATTTCGAACTGGGCGCTGATGCTATTCCTTCACTTCGCGAGATCATCCGCACGGCGAATACAACTGTTTTTGAAACGGCTTCCTTGAATGAACAATACCATAATATGGGGACGACCGTAGTGATGGCTATGATTAGTCAAGGAAGTGGCTTGATCGGCTACATTGGGGACAGCCGTGCCTATCGCATCCGTAGTGGTCAACTTGAGCAATTAACAGAAGACCATACTTTAGTAAACGAATTAACGAAATCAGGACAGCTCAGCCTGGAAGAAGCTGCCCAGCATCCGAGGCGCAATGTGCTTACTCGGGCGCTTGGTACTGATCCTGAGGTGGCAATTGACGTACAAGTCATCGATTGGCAAATCGGTGATCGGTTGCTATTGTGCAGCGATGGCCTAAGTGGAATGGTGGAAGATGAGCTCATACAAGCAACGCTAGAACAGTCAGAATTGAATTTAGAGCAGCAAGCAGAACGATTAATTGAACTTGCTCTTGAAGCTGGTGGCGACGACAATATTACAGTTATTATCATTGCAGATGATGCAGGTGCTAACGCCACAGGAGGTGGGACAGCATGA
- the rlmN gene encoding 23S rRNA (adenine(2503)-C(2))-methyltransferase RlmN, whose product MNKEVNEGESKPFIYDYTLEQIQDWVKEHDEAAFRAGQIFDWLYVKRVVSFEEMTNLPASLRDKLNDSFRFVTLNEITKLNSKDGTVKFLFGLHDNHAIETVIMRHNYGNSVCVTTQVGCRVGCTFCASTLGGLKRDLTAGEIVAQVVQSQRVLDAEGQRVSSIVIMGTGEPFENYEATMTFLRLMIHPKGLNIGARHITVSTSGIVPNMIRFADEGTQINLAISIHAPNDTLRSKLMPVNRRFPFADVINACHYYIEKTGRRITFEYALIGGVNDRPEHAEELATVLQGMLCHVNLIPVNYVPERDYVRTPRDDIFEFQRILQKRNVNVTIRREQGHDIAAACGQLRAKHMETTTG is encoded by the coding sequence ATGAATAAAGAAGTGAATGAAGGGGAAAGCAAACCTTTCATCTATGATTATACTTTAGAGCAAATTCAAGATTGGGTTAAGGAGCATGACGAAGCTGCTTTCCGTGCGGGCCAAATCTTTGATTGGCTGTATGTAAAACGAGTGGTCTCCTTTGAAGAGATGACGAACTTGCCTGCATCGCTGCGAGATAAGTTAAACGATAGCTTCCGCTTTGTAACGTTGAATGAAATTACTAAGCTGAATTCCAAAGATGGAACAGTGAAGTTTCTGTTCGGACTTCATGATAACCATGCGATTGAAACTGTAATTATGCGACACAATTACGGAAACAGCGTCTGTGTAACGACACAAGTAGGTTGCCGTGTAGGATGTACATTCTGCGCCTCAACCTTAGGTGGGCTAAAGCGCGATTTGACTGCAGGTGAAATCGTTGCTCAAGTGGTGCAATCGCAACGGGTGTTAGATGCTGAGGGACAACGGGTGTCGAGCATCGTTATTATGGGAACGGGAGAACCGTTTGAAAATTATGAGGCGACAATGACATTCCTGAGACTGATGATTCATCCGAAGGGACTGAACATTGGAGCTAGACATATAACTGTCTCAACGAGCGGGATCGTACCGAACATGATTCGCTTTGCGGATGAAGGCACACAAATTAATTTAGCGATTTCGATCCATGCGCCGAATGATACGCTTCGTTCGAAGCTGATGCCGGTTAATCGCCGTTTTCCATTTGCCGATGTCATCAATGCTTGTCATTATTACATTGAGAAGACTGGGCGACGGATCACGTTCGAGTATGCGTTAATTGGCGGTGTGAATGACCGACCTGAGCATGCCGAAGAGCTCGCAACCGTGTTGCAAGGAATGCTCTGCCACGTGAATCTGATTCCAGTTAACTACGTGCCTGAGCGCGACTACGTTCGGACACCACGTGATGATATTTTTGAGTTTCAACGCATATTGCAGAAGAGAAATGTGAATGTAACGATTCGAAGAGAACAAGGACATGATATCGCAGCTGCTTGCGGCCAATTGCGTGCGAAACATATGGAGACGACGACGGGGTGA
- the rsmB gene encoding 16S rRNA (cytosine(967)-C(5))-methyltransferase RsmB — MTKSNRKIGGGKPQGAREVAMQVLLKVETEGAYSGLTLNHALESFELSRPDSALATELVYGTIQRLNTIDDVLKRRVKGWPKKVEPWVRCLLRLSYYQLRWLDRVPPHAVVDEAVTIAKKHGHSGIAGLVNGVLRSVIRDGIDESLPQQMSIEERISLSFSHPQWLIKRWLRDYGQATTEAICAANNEPPHSSVRVNPLRMNREELLTEMTRIGIEANASPLSIQGVVASKAGNLVHTSWYSDGRMSVQDESSMLVAAVADPQPGMAVLDCCAAPGGKSTHLAELMRNEGKVVANDLHPHKQALIGKQAERLGLSCIETMTSDAADLAERLSPQSFDVVLLDAPCSGLGVIRRKPEIKWNKTEDDIASLAILQSQLLRRVQELVKPGGTLVYSTCTIAPEENEQTIKHFMNEFPDFELDANWTEDVLRPLQDAGIVTSDFKGMLQLLPHMFGSDGFFIARLRKKRSQ; from the coding sequence ATGACGAAATCAAATCGTAAAATAGGTGGCGGCAAACCGCAAGGTGCACGCGAGGTTGCGATGCAGGTGCTGCTTAAGGTAGAAACAGAAGGTGCATATAGCGGTCTGACTTTGAATCACGCGCTAGAATCTTTCGAACTTTCACGTCCAGATTCAGCTCTTGCAACTGAGTTGGTTTATGGCACGATTCAGCGATTAAATACAATTGATGATGTGTTGAAACGTCGGGTGAAGGGCTGGCCTAAGAAAGTCGAGCCGTGGGTGCGTTGTCTGCTCAGACTTAGCTATTACCAACTGCGCTGGCTAGATCGAGTACCCCCTCATGCGGTTGTTGATGAGGCTGTAACAATCGCGAAGAAACATGGACACTCGGGCATTGCCGGGCTAGTGAATGGCGTGTTACGGAGTGTTATTCGAGATGGAATCGATGAGTCACTACCGCAACAAATGAGTATCGAGGAGCGTATCTCACTTAGTTTTAGTCATCCACAATGGCTCATTAAGCGATGGCTTCGCGATTATGGACAAGCTACAACAGAAGCAATTTGTGCAGCGAACAACGAACCGCCACATTCGTCAGTGCGGGTTAATCCGCTACGGATGAACCGAGAGGAATTGCTGACCGAGATGACTCGCATCGGGATTGAAGCCAACGCTTCTCCGCTTTCTATTCAGGGTGTTGTTGCTTCGAAAGCAGGTAATCTTGTACACACCTCATGGTATAGTGATGGTCGTATGTCCGTGCAAGATGAGAGTTCTATGCTCGTTGCCGCAGTAGCTGACCCACAGCCTGGAATGGCAGTGTTAGATTGCTGCGCGGCACCAGGGGGTAAGTCAACCCACTTGGCTGAATTGATGCGCAATGAAGGCAAAGTGGTAGCGAATGACTTACACCCTCATAAGCAGGCACTGATTGGAAAGCAAGCAGAACGGTTAGGATTGTCCTGTATCGAGACGATGACATCAGATGCGGCAGATTTAGCGGAGCGGCTTTCACCGCAATCGTTCGACGTTGTATTGCTTGATGCTCCATGTTCAGGTTTAGGTGTCATCAGACGAAAGCCTGAGATTAAGTGGAACAAAACAGAGGACGATATTGCCAGCTTGGCGATCTTGCAAAGTCAATTGTTACGGCGAGTACAGGAGTTGGTTAAACCGGGTGGAACACTCGTATATAGTACATGTACAATTGCACCAGAGGAAAATGAGCAAACCATCAAACATTTTATGAATGAATTTCCTGACTTTGAGCTCGATGCAAACTGGACTGAGGACGTGCTGCGTCCACTGCAGGATGCGGGGATCGTAACTTCAGATTTTAAAGGGATGTTACAGCTGCTGCCGCATATGTTCGGGAGTGATGGTTTTTTTATCGCACGATTACGAAAAAAGAGATCTCAATAA
- the fmt gene encoding methionyl-tRNA formyltransferase yields the protein MKILFMGTPHFAVPSLELLIERGYEIIAVVTQPDRPVGRKRELTPTPVKVSALAHHIPVLQPEKLRSPEGVAAVSVYQPDLIVTAAYGQILPRSILDLPRLGCINVHGSLLPQYRGGAPIQRSIINGESATGVTLMYMAEGLDTGDMIAKVETPILDEDTAGTMFEKLSIAGANLLLDWLPRIVEGTAGRIPQVEAESTYAPNLTREDERIDWKATSRSIFNRVRGLHPMASGFTELNDEVFKVWACRVPTEADQQLSSEFRAMAAGAILESGADGIRVRTGDGSIMLTVVQPAGRKPLSAAEYARGARLAAGHMLG from the coding sequence ATGAAAATATTGTTTATGGGCACACCTCATTTCGCAGTTCCATCGTTGGAATTGCTCATTGAGCGTGGTTATGAAATTATCGCTGTCGTCACGCAGCCGGATCGACCGGTTGGGCGCAAGCGCGAGTTGACACCGACACCTGTGAAGGTGAGTGCACTAGCCCATCATATCCCTGTACTTCAACCTGAAAAGCTACGTTCGCCTGAAGGTGTAGCGGCTGTATCGGTTTATCAACCTGATTTGATCGTGACGGCTGCTTATGGTCAAATTTTACCTCGCTCGATATTGGATCTACCACGGCTGGGATGCATTAATGTGCATGGCTCGTTGCTACCTCAATATCGAGGGGGCGCTCCGATTCAGCGCAGTATCATTAATGGAGAATCTGCTACAGGTGTCACATTAATGTATATGGCAGAAGGCTTGGATACCGGCGATATGATTGCAAAGGTTGAGACTCCGATATTGGATGAAGATACAGCGGGTACGATGTTCGAAAAACTTAGCATAGCTGGGGCGAACTTGCTCTTAGATTGGCTACCACGTATTGTTGAAGGTACAGCAGGTCGAATCCCTCAAGTAGAGGCGGAATCTACTTATGCGCCGAATTTAACGCGTGAGGATGAGCGAATCGATTGGAAAGCGACATCTCGATCCATCTTTAATCGTGTACGTGGACTTCATCCCATGGCGAGCGGATTTACCGAGTTGAACGATGAAGTGTTTAAAGTATGGGCTTGTCGTGTGCCTACTGAAGCAGATCAACAGTTGTCATCCGAATTTCGTGCAATGGCAGCTGGTGCAATACTTGAGAGCGGTGCAGATGGAATCCGTGTGCGTACCGGTGATGGCAGCATTATGTTAACTGTAGTACAACCGGCTGGACGCAAACCATTGTCTGCGGCAGAATATGCTCGCGGAGCGCGGCTTGCTGCTGGTCACATGCTCGGGTAA
- the def gene encoding peptide deformylase, whose product MPIRLIVKHPDEVLREKAKEVTKFNANLHKLLEDMAVTMYDADGVGLAAPQVGISKRVIVVDVGDEHGLIELVNPTIVSMDGEQLGPEGCLSIPGLQGDVRRANHVVVEGQDRHGNPIKYEGTELLSRAFQHEIDHLEGVLFIDLAESVYEARKVLEQDEE is encoded by the coding sequence ATGCCGATTCGATTAATCGTGAAACACCCTGATGAAGTATTGAGGGAAAAAGCCAAAGAAGTGACCAAGTTCAACGCAAACCTGCACAAGCTGCTAGAAGATATGGCAGTGACGATGTATGATGCGGATGGAGTCGGCTTAGCCGCGCCACAGGTTGGCATCTCCAAACGTGTAATCGTTGTTGATGTAGGGGACGAACATGGACTCATCGAGCTAGTGAATCCGACAATCGTTTCGATGGATGGCGAACAGCTTGGACCAGAGGGCTGCTTAAGCATTCCCGGTCTTCAAGGTGATGTTCGTCGGGCGAATCATGTCGTAGTAGAAGGACAAGATCGTCACGGTAATCCGATTAAATATGAAGGTACAGAATTGTTGTCGAGAGCATTCCAGCATGAGATCGATCACCTCGAAGGTGTTTTGTTTATCGATTTGGCGGAATCTGTTTATGAAGCCCGCAAAGTGCTTGAGCAGGATGAGGAGTAA